The nucleotide sequence CCTCCTGCTTCGCAGACCCCCTCCCCCCCGGCAGAGGGGGGCGGGGTTCAGGCGCGCGATCTACTCCGCCGCCTCACCATACGCCTCGGTCGGCGGGCAGGAGCAGACGAGGTTGCGGTCGCCGTAGGCGTTGTCGACGCGATTCACCGGCGGCCAGTACTTGTCCATGCGCAAGGACCCCGACGGGAAGCATGCCTCCTCTCGCGAATAGGGCCGTTCCCAGGCGCCGATCAGGTCCTGTACCGTGTGCGGCGCGTTCTTGAGCGGGTTGTTCGCTCGATCCATCCGCCCCTCCTCGATCGCCCGGATTTCTTCCCGGATCGCCAGCATGGCGTCGCAGAAGCGATCGATCTCGGCCTTCGTCTCGGATTCAGTCGGCTCGATCATCAGCGTACCGGCCACCGGCCAGCTCATGGTCGGCGGGTGGAAGCCGCAATCGATCAGGCGCTTGGCGATGTCCTCGACGGTGACGCCCGCGCTCTTTTGGAACGGGCGCACATCGACGATGCATTCATGCGCCACGCGCCCGTTCCGGCCGGCGTAAAGGATGGAATAGGCCCCATCGAGCCGCCGGGCGATGTAGTTGGCGTTGAGGATCGCCACCCGCGTCGCCTGGGTCAGGCCGCGCCCGCCCATCATCAGGCAGTAGCTCCACGAGATCGGCAGGATCGAGGCCGAACCGAAGGCGGCGGCCGAGACCGCGCCTTCCTCGCCCGAGCGCGGATCGGAGGGCAGGAACGGGATCAGGTGCGTCTTGACGCCGATCGGCCCCATGCCCGGCCCGCCGCCGCCATGCGGGATGCAGAAGGTCTTGTGCAGGTTGAGGTGGCTGACATCGGCGCCGATATCGCCAGGCCGGGCCAACCCGACCATGGCGTTGAGGTTGGCCCCGTCGAGATAGACCTGGCCCCCGTGCCGGTGGACGATGTCGCAGAGTTCGCGCACCCGCGCTTCGAACACGCCGTGGGTCGAGGGATAGGTGATCATGCAGGCGGCCAGCTTGTCCGCGTGCTGCTCGGCCTTCTTCGCAAAATCCTCGACGTCGATATTGCCGTGGGCGTCTGCCCCGACCACCACCACGCTCATGCCGCACATCTGCGCCGAAGCCGGGTTGGTGCCGTGGGCAGACGACGGGATCAGGCAGACCGTGCGGTGCCCCTCCCCGCGCGAGAGGTGGTAGCGGCGGATGGCGAGCAGCCCCGCATACTCGCCCTGCGCGCCGGAATTCGGCTGCATCGAGATCGCGTCGTAGCCGGTGATCGCGCAGAGCTTTTGCGAGAGGTCGTCGATGAGCTCTTTGTAACCGAGCGCCTGATCCTCGGGCACGAAGGGGTGCAGCTCCGAAAATTCCGGCCAGGAGATCGGCAGCATCTCGGCGGTGGCGTTGAGCTTCATCGTGCAGGAGCCGAGCGGGATCATCGCCCGGTCGAGGGCGAGGTCGCGATCCGCGAGGCGGCGCATGTAGCGCGTCATCTCGCTCTCGGCCCGGTTCATGTGGAAGATCGGGTGGGTCAGGTATTCCGAGGTCCGCTCCAGTTCGGCCGGCAGACGCGGCTCGGGATAGGCCTCGTCGTAGGCGAGATCGGTGCCGCCGAAGGCGCGCCAAACCGCCTGGATGATGTCGGGCCGGGTGCGCTGATCGACGCTGATGCCGATGCGGTCGGTGCCGATCCGGCGCAGGTTCACGCCGTTCTCGACCGCGCTCTTCAGGATCACGCCCTGGAACGCGCCGACCCGAACGGTGACCGTGTCGAAGAAGTGCGCGGGCTCGACCGTGAAGCCGAGCTTCTCCAGGCCCGCGGCGAGGCGCACGGCGTCGCGATGGACCCGCAGGGCGATTGCCTTGAGGCCGGCCGGTCCGTGATAGACCGCGAACATCGAGGCGATGACCGCGAGCAGCACTTGGCTGGTGCAGATGTTCGAGGTCGCCTTCTCGCGGCGAATATGCTGCTCGCGGGTCTGGAGCGCGAGGCGATAGGAGCGGTTGCCGCGGGCATCGACCGAGACGCCGACGATGCGGCCGGGCAGCGCCCGCTTGTGGGCGTCTCGGGTCGCCATGTAGGCGGCGTGCGGGCCGCCGTAGCCCATCGGCACACCGTAGCGCTGCATCGAGCCCACCGCGATGTCGGCGCCCATCTCACCCGGCGCCTTCAGCAGCGTCAGCGCCAGCGGGTCAGCCGCGACCGCGGCGAGTGCTCCGGCCTCATGCAGCGCGGCGATGAGAGCGGAAAAGTCGTGAACGGCGCCGTTCACGCCGGGATACTGGAACAACGCCCCGAAGACGGCGGACGGGTCCAGATCCGCGAAGGGATCGCCGACCACGATGTCCCAGCCGAGCGGCGCGGCGCGGGTCCGCAGCACGGCGATGGTCTGGGGCAGGCAGTCGCGATCGACGAAGAAGGCGTTCCTGTCCGACTTCGCCACGCGACGCGCCATGCCCATGGCCTCCGCCGCGGCAGTTGCCTCGTCGAGCAGCGAGGCGTTGGCGACGTCGAGCGCGGTGAGGTCGCAGACCAGGGTCTGGAAGTTGAGGAGCGCCTCCAGCCGGCCCTGGCTGATCTCGGGCTGATACGGCGAGTAGGCGGTGTACCAAGCCGGGTTCTCGAAGATGTTGCGCTGGATCGCCGGCGGCATGGTCGTGCCGTGGTAGCCCTGGCCGATCAGCGAGACGAGCAAGCGGTTCTTGTTGGCGGTGGCGCGCAGCTTCTCCAGCGAGCGCCGCTCGGTCAGAGACACCCCGAAATCGATGTATTCCGCCTGCCGGATGTCGGGGGGCAGCGTCTCGTCGATCAGCGCGTGCAGCGACTTCGCGCCGACCGTCTCCAGCATCTGGTCGATCTCGGAGAGCTTCGGGCCGATATGGCGGCGGGCGGCGAAATCGAAGGGATCGTGGCGATCGTATTTCATGAGGTGCCTCTCGGGCGAATGGGCTGAGCACCCCTCTCCCCTCCGCGAGAGAGGGTGGCCGCCGAGGGGGTCGGGAGAGGGGAGCGACCTTTCCGGAGGGACCTGAGCCGGCCCCTCACCCGCCTGCTCCGCCGGCACCCTCTCCCGCAGAGGGAAGAGGGCTCACCAACTGCGCTACTTCGCGAACTCCGCGTAGGCGGCCTCGTCCATCAGCCCGTCCATGGCCGACGGATCGTCGAGCTTGAGCCGGTAGAGCCAGCCGCCGCCCTGCGGGTCGGCACCGACCGAAGCCGGATCGGAGACCGCCGCCTCGTTGACCTCGGTGACCTCGCCGGAGAGCGGGGCGTAGACGTCGGAGGCCGCCTTGACGGACTCGACCACGGCGGCCGCCTCGCCCTTGGTGAGCTTCGCGCCGACCTTCGGCAACTCGACGAAGACGAGGTCGCCGAGCTGTTCGGCGGCATGCGCCGTGATGCCGACCGTGGCGACGTCGCCGTCGAGGCGCAGCCATTCGTGCTCGTCGGTGAAACGCAGCATGGTTCGAACTCCTGTCACGAGTAGGATCAGCCGCGCTTGAAGCCGGCCGGGACGAAGGGAAGCGGGGCGACGACGAGCGGCAGCCGCTGGCCGCGCAGTTCCGCGAACACACGGGTGCCGGGGGCGGCGAGCGCCGCCGGCAGGATGACCATGGCGACGGGCGCGCCGACGCTCGGCCCGAAGCCGCCCGAAGTGACGCGGCCGATCGAATCGCCGCCGGACTCCGCGGCAAAAAGCGGCGCATGCGCCCGCACCGGCGCGCGGCCTTCCGGGCTCAGGCCGACGCGGCGGCGGGCAGGGCCCGCCTCCATCTCCGCCAGGATGCGGTCCGCGCCGGGAAAGCCGCCCGCGCGGGCGCCGCCGCGGCGGCGGGCGGGGGAGATCGCCCAAGCGAGACTGGCCTCGATCGGGCTGGTGCCAGCGTCGATATCGGCACCGTGGAGAGGGAGACCGGCTTCGAGACGCAGGGAATCGCGGGCACCGAGGCCCACCGGCATGACCTCGGGCGCGGCGAGCAACGCCTCGGCCACCGCCTCGGCTTGCTCGGCCGGCACGGCGATCTCGAACCCGTCCTCGCCGGTATAGCCGGAGCGGCTGACGAGACAGGGTGCGCCGAGGATCTCGACCGCGCGCACGTCCATGAACCGCATCGCCGCGATGTCGGGGGTGAGGCGGGCGAGCACGTCCGCCGCCTTCGGCCCCTGGAGCGCGATCAGCGCATCCGGCAGCAGCGTCGCCTCGATGCCGTCGGGCAGGTGCGCCCGGATCCGGGCGAGATCGGCCGCCTTGTTGGCGGCGTTGACGACGACGTGCAGCCGATCGGCCAAGCGCGCGACCATCAAGTCGTCGAGGATGCCGCCAGCCTCGTCCGTCAGGAAACCGTAGCGCTGGCGCCCGATGCCGAGCCCGAGGATGTCGATCGGGACCAGTGCTTCGAGGGCGCGGGCCGCCTCCGCGACATCGCCCGAGCGGGGCGTCAGCGCGATCTGGCCCATATGCGAGACGTCGAAAAAACCGGCGGCCGCCCGCGTATGCAGGTGCTCCTTGAGCAGCCCGGCGGGGTACTGCACCGGCATCGCGTAGCCCGCGAACGGCACCATCTTGGCGCCGAGACGCAAATGGAGCGCGTGCAGCGGCGTCTGCGCGAGGGGGTCAGCGGAAAGGGGGGCTGCAGGGCTCACGGCCCCGGCGGCTTGCAGGCTCATCGGGCACTCCACGACAGACGGATCTTGCCCGCCGGCCGGCTGGCAAGTTGCCCCCATCTGTCGCGCTTACCTGAGAGCTTCCCTCACTCCGCAGAGCGAGGTTTCTCCTTCGGTGGACGCCGGTCGGCGCCTCTCTCCAGATTGTCCAACGATACGGTGATTGTGCCTGAGAGTTTCCGGGGGTCGTTGCTCCGTCGGCGCCATAACCCCTCTTTACGAGCGGTCTGGGCTCTCCCGTATCGTCTGTATCGGACGGCTGGAGGCTCGCACGGTGCGAACCGCGCGGCAACCCGCCGGCGTGACGATCACCGTTGCATGTTGCGGAAGCGGCAATAGCCGCGAAAGCTTTGGTAGCCCGCCGGGCAGCGGCGGACGCAGGCCCCGTCCGCGTATTTCAGCGGCGGGCGGCAGGCGTTGCGGAAGCGCTGCTCGCCGAACAGGTAGTCCTGAGCGGGGCCGGCCAGGACCGGTGCCGGGGCGGTGGAAGCCCCCGCCAGCATAACAAGGGCAAGGAGGGCGCGCATCATGGCCGTGTGTTCCGAGAGAGCAGGGGCAACGCGCCGCCCTGCGCCGGGTTCGCACCGGCCGTCGGCTTGACAACCACCGGACCCCGTCGCCTTGAGGCCTCATGTCACCGAATCCCTCGTCGAACCCATCGAACAGCCTCGACGCCTTTGCCGAGGAGAAGCTCGCCGGCCTGGAGGCGGCCGCCCTGCGCCGCCGGCTGGCGGTGACCGCCCGCGGGCCGGGCGCGGCGGCGGAGCGGGGCGGCCGCGGCCTCGTCTCGTTCTCCTGCAACGATTATCTCGGCCTCGCCCATGATCCGCGGGTGATCGCGGCGGCCACGGAGGCGCTGGCGCGCTACGGCGCGGGCGCGGGCGCCTCGCGTCTGGTGACCGGCAACGCGCCCCCGCTCGCGGCCCTGGAGGAGCGGCTCGCCCGGTACAAGGGCAAGGAGGCGGCCCTCGTCTTCGGCTCCGGCTACCTTGCCAATCTCGGCATCGCCCCGGCGCTGGTCGGCGCGGGCGACCTGATCCTGATCGACGAACTCGGCCATTCCTGCCTGTTCGCGGGGGCGAAGATGTCGGGCGCGCCGGTCGTGCGCTTCGGCCATA is from Methylorubrum sp. B1-46 and encodes:
- the gcvP gene encoding aminomethyl-transferring glycine dehydrogenase codes for the protein MKYDRHDPFDFAARRHIGPKLSEIDQMLETVGAKSLHALIDETLPPDIRQAEYIDFGVSLTERRSLEKLRATANKNRLLVSLIGQGYHGTTMPPAIQRNIFENPAWYTAYSPYQPEISQGRLEALLNFQTLVCDLTALDVANASLLDEATAAAEAMGMARRVAKSDRNAFFVDRDCLPQTIAVLRTRAAPLGWDIVVGDPFADLDPSAVFGALFQYPGVNGAVHDFSALIAALHEAGALAAVAADPLALTLLKAPGEMGADIAVGSMQRYGVPMGYGGPHAAYMATRDAHKRALPGRIVGVSVDARGNRSYRLALQTREQHIRREKATSNICTSQVLLAVIASMFAVYHGPAGLKAIALRVHRDAVRLAAGLEKLGFTVEPAHFFDTVTVRVGAFQGVILKSAVENGVNLRRIGTDRIGISVDQRTRPDIIQAVWRAFGGTDLAYDEAYPEPRLPAELERTSEYLTHPIFHMNRAESEMTRYMRRLADRDLALDRAMIPLGSCTMKLNATAEMLPISWPEFSELHPFVPEDQALGYKELIDDLSQKLCAITGYDAISMQPNSGAQGEYAGLLAIRRYHLSRGEGHRTVCLIPSSAHGTNPASAQMCGMSVVVVGADAHGNIDVEDFAKKAEQHADKLAACMITYPSTHGVFEARVRELCDIVHRHGGQVYLDGANLNAMVGLARPGDIGADVSHLNLHKTFCIPHGGGGPGMGPIGVKTHLIPFLPSDPRSGEEGAVSAAAFGSASILPISWSYCLMMGGRGLTQATRVAILNANYIARRLDGAYSILYAGRNGRVAHECIVDVRPFQKSAGVTVEDIAKRLIDCGFHPPTMSWPVAGTLMIEPTESETKAEIDRFCDAMLAIREEIRAIEEGRMDRANNPLKNAPHTVQDLIGAWERPYSREEACFPSGSLRMDKYWPPVNRVDNAYGDRNLVCSCPPTEAYGEAAE
- the gcvH gene encoding glycine cleavage system protein GcvH produces the protein MLRFTDEHEWLRLDGDVATVGITAHAAEQLGDLVFVELPKVGAKLTKGEAAAVVESVKAASDVYAPLSGEVTEVNEAAVSDPASVGADPQGGGWLYRLKLDDPSAMDGLMDEAAYAEFAK
- the gcvT gene encoding glycine cleavage system aminomethyltransferase GcvT is translated as MSLQAAGAVSPAAPLSADPLAQTPLHALHLRLGAKMVPFAGYAMPVQYPAGLLKEHLHTRAAAGFFDVSHMGQIALTPRSGDVAEAARALEALVPIDILGLGIGRQRYGFLTDEAGGILDDLMVARLADRLHVVVNAANKAADLARIRAHLPDGIEATLLPDALIALQGPKAADVLARLTPDIAAMRFMDVRAVEILGAPCLVSRSGYTGEDGFEIAVPAEQAEAVAEALLAAPEVMPVGLGARDSLRLEAGLPLHGADIDAGTSPIEASLAWAISPARRRGGARAGGFPGADRILAEMEAGPARRRVGLSPEGRAPVRAHAPLFAAESGGDSIGRVTSGGFGPSVGAPVAMVILPAALAAPGTRVFAELRGQRLPLVVAPLPFVPAGFKRG